A genome region from Aliivibrio salmonicida LFI1238 includes the following:
- a CDS encoding bifunctional 4-hydroxy-2-oxoglutarate aldolase/2-dehydro-3-deoxy-phosphogluconate aldolase produces the protein MSWNLSPSDVFSASPVVPVMVIEQLEDAVPMAQALAAGGINVFEVTLRTAVALEAITAIRKAMPQALVGAGTVISTQQYDQAVEAGAKFIISPGFTPSLLAHAKSADVPLIPGVATPSEVIRAIELGYTHLKFFPASAFGGPSVLKAMAAPLPQVQFCPTGGINPQNVNDYTALECVATVGGSWMLPKDVIAAKDWSKITTLAKEAIELIK, from the coding sequence ATGAGTTGGAATCTTTCGCCTTCAGACGTATTTAGCGCATCACCCGTTGTTCCTGTTATGGTTATTGAACAACTAGAAGATGCGGTACCAATGGCTCAAGCTTTAGCGGCGGGCGGTATTAATGTATTTGAAGTTACATTGAGAACGGCGGTTGCTCTTGAGGCGATTACGGCGATTCGAAAAGCAATGCCACAAGCCCTTGTTGGTGCCGGTACAGTGATCAGCACTCAACAATATGATCAAGCGGTAGAGGCTGGCGCTAAGTTTATTATCTCTCCTGGATTTACTCCCAGTTTATTAGCTCATGCAAAATCGGCAGATGTTCCTTTGATCCCTGGTGTTGCTACGCCGTCAGAAGTCATTCGTGCCATTGAGTTAGGTTATACGCACCTTAAATTCTTTCCAGCAAGTGCGTTTGGTGGACCATCTGTATTGAAAGCGATGGCGGCTCCATTACCTCAAGTGCAGTTTTGTCCTACTGGTGGGATTAATCCACAGAATGTAAATGACTACACTGCGTTAGAGTGTGTGGCGACGGTCGGTGGCTCTTGGATGCTACCAAAAGACGTCATTGCCGCTAAAGACTGGTCAAAAATAACCACGCTTGCAAAAGAAGCGATTGAGCTAATTAAATAA
- a CDS encoding tRNA-uridine aminocarboxypropyltransferase — MSCSICGFTYNCICSHQPNLISHIEFALLYHENEQKKLTNTGKLITNSLPNARAYLWQRKELPTALLEKIARDDTETWLLFPSTENTLSTEYANAKTSSKKQLFILLDATWQEAKKMVNKSPWLQELPCLYLESVDTSSYHLRRNQSEGNLCTCEAGMEILKMVKEPENAQALNLYYERFLTVFQAERSGHLYVE; from the coding sequence ATGTCTTGTTCAATTTGTGGATTTACCTATAACTGTATTTGCTCTCATCAGCCAAATTTAATCTCGCACATTGAATTTGCGCTGCTGTACCATGAGAACGAACAAAAAAAATTAACCAATACCGGTAAGTTGATAACAAACAGCTTACCGAACGCTCGGGCTTATTTATGGCAACGTAAAGAGCTGCCAACCGCACTACTAGAAAAAATAGCGCGAGATGATACTGAGACATGGTTACTTTTTCCAAGTACGGAAAACACACTCAGTACAGAATATGCCAATGCAAAGACCTCATCCAAAAAGCAGTTGTTTATTTTACTTGATGCGACCTGGCAAGAAGCGAAAAAAATGGTCAACAAAAGCCCTTGGTTACAAGAACTTCCTTGTTTGTATTTAGAGAGTGTCGATACCTCAAGCTATCATTTACGTCGAAATCAAAGCGAAGGCAATCTGTGCACTTGTGAAGCGGGAATGGAAATATTAAAGATGGTAAAAGAGCCTGAAAATGCACAGGCTCTTAATCTGTATTACGAGCGATTTTTAACCGTTTTTCAAGCAGAACGCAGTGGTCACCTTTACGTCGAATGA
- a CDS encoding IS4 family transposase has translation MDVSQALNIINDWKPSNVETLADLLPIHLIDEAYSLTDTVTMRKRKLTLESMVWLLVGMAIYNNKSMKDLVNQLDIVDRTGKAFVAPSALTQRRKNLGEAAMKAVFERMTSSWLKSANLPKWNGLTLLGVDGVVWRAPDNQKNEEAFSRQKGTQYPQVRMVCQMELSSHLITASAFDNYNTNEMILAEKLIDSTPDHSVTMFDKGFYSLGLLHKWQMTGSERHWLIPLKKNTQYEIIRSLGRNDKLVILRSNPRARKLFSNLPETMTARLVTRKIKGKDYQVLTSMIDPLRYPLKDIVGLYEHRWEIELGYREQKQYMLGNRLTLRSRLPELVKQELWGILLTYNLIRYQMVELCFNLKGNYLPYQLSFNGTLAHVSALLVGLPYSTPGAIPRQLKGFHQMAESLILDRRRERTFPRMVKPRPQRYARNKNAIHP, from the coding sequence ATGGATGTTTCTCAAGCTCTAAACATAATCAATGACTGGAAACCTAGCAACGTAGAGACTCTCGCTGATTTACTTCCAATCCATCTGATTGATGAGGCTTATTCTCTCACTGATACGGTGACGATGAGGAAGCGAAAGCTTACTCTTGAATCAATGGTATGGTTACTTGTTGGTATGGCTATCTATAACAATAAATCCATGAAGGATTTAGTTAATCAGCTTGATATTGTAGACCGTACAGGTAAAGCTTTTGTCGCTCCTAGTGCCCTTACTCAGCGCCGAAAAAATCTAGGTGAAGCAGCAATGAAAGCAGTCTTTGAGCGAATGACAAGTTCCTGGCTTAAGAGTGCTAATCTTCCTAAATGGAATGGACTAACTCTCTTAGGCGTTGATGGTGTTGTATGGAGAGCACCTGATAACCAGAAAAATGAAGAGGCTTTTTCTCGCCAAAAAGGAACTCAATATCCACAGGTAAGAATGGTTTGCCAAATGGAGCTAAGCAGTCATCTTATTACAGCGAGCGCTTTCGATAATTACAATACAAATGAAATGATATTGGCAGAGAAGTTAATAGATAGTACACCTGACCATAGCGTAACTATGTTCGATAAGGGGTTCTATTCATTAGGATTACTACATAAATGGCAGATGACAGGCTCAGAGCGTCACTGGCTTATTCCCCTTAAAAAAAATACTCAATATGAAATAATTCGATCGCTAGGTCGTAATGACAAACTTGTTATTCTTCGGAGTAACCCAAGAGCAAGAAAACTGTTTTCTAATTTACCTGAAACGATGACTGCTCGTCTCGTGACTCGAAAAATTAAAGGAAAAGATTATCAAGTTCTGACGTCAATGATTGACCCATTACGTTACCCATTGAAAGATATAGTCGGTCTTTATGAGCATCGTTGGGAAATAGAATTGGGTTACCGAGAGCAGAAACAATACATGTTAGGAAATCGCTTAACACTACGAAGCCGTCTGCCTGAATTAGTGAAACAAGAACTATGGGGTATCTTGTTGACTTATAATTTAATTCGCTACCAAATGGTAGAGCTTTGCTTTAATTTAAAAGGAAATTATCTCCCTTATCAATTGAGTTTTAATGGGACACTTGCTCATGTATCTGCATTATTAGTTGGTTTACCATACTCAACGCCAGGAGCGATCCCTCGACAATTAAAAGGCTTCCACCAGATGGCTGAAAGCTTAATACTTGATAGGCGAAGGGAAAGAACATTCCCTCGAATGGTAAAACCAAGACCTCAACGATATGCCAGAAACAAGAATGCCATTCACCCTTAA
- a CDS encoding valine--pyruvate transaminase — translation MKFTQFGEKFTRYSGITQLMDDLNDGLRTPGAIMLGGGNPAGIPAMLDYFKSASQKMLDSGELIAAMANYDGPQGKDSFVKALAKLLKETYGWDISSKNISLTNGSQSAFFSLFNLLAGTYADGSKKKILLPLAPEYIGYADSELEVDSFISYRPEIELLDNGQFKYHVDFSQLKVDDTIGAICISRPTNPTGNVITDDEVIKLDKLARENNIPLILDNAYGTPFPNIIFEEVTPFWNENTILCMSLSKLGLPGLRCGIVIASEKMTAAMTNLNGIISLAPGSMGPAMGLHMIESGDLLRLSEEVIQPFYRHKSQAAVKMLQTAITDPRFRIHKPEGAIFLWLWFDELPITTMELYKRLKARGVLIVPGEYFFIGQDDSWDHAHQCLRMNYVQDEEMMQKGIDIIAEEVLKAYSK, via the coding sequence ATGAAGTTTACTCAATTTGGCGAAAAATTTACTCGTTACAGCGGGATCACCCAATTAATGGATGATTTAAATGATGGCTTGCGTACCCCTGGTGCAATCATGCTCGGTGGCGGTAACCCTGCGGGTATTCCTGCCATGCTCGACTACTTTAAAAGTGCCTCACAAAAGATGCTCGATTCAGGTGAGCTGATCGCTGCTATGGCAAATTATGACGGCCCACAAGGTAAGGACAGCTTTGTTAAGGCCCTAGCTAAGCTGCTTAAAGAAACCTATGGTTGGGACATCAGTTCTAAAAACATTAGCCTAACCAATGGTTCTCAAAGTGCGTTCTTTAGCTTATTCAATTTATTAGCGGGAACTTATGCTGATGGCTCTAAAAAGAAAATTTTATTGCCCCTCGCGCCTGAATACATTGGTTATGCCGATTCTGAATTAGAAGTTGATAGCTTTATTTCTTACCGTCCAGAAATTGAATTACTCGATAATGGTCAGTTCAAATACCACGTTGATTTTAGCCAATTAAAAGTAGATGACACCATAGGCGCTATTTGTATCTCTCGCCCAACAAACCCAACAGGCAACGTGATCACCGACGATGAAGTGATCAAGCTTGATAAGCTTGCGCGTGAAAATAACATTCCCTTAATTCTCGATAATGCTTATGGCACGCCTTTCCCTAATATTATTTTTGAAGAAGTGACGCCGTTTTGGAATGAAAACACCATTCTTTGCATGAGCCTTTCTAAATTAGGTTTACCAGGCTTACGCTGTGGCATTGTGATTGCCAGCGAAAAGATGACAGCAGCCATGACCAACCTAAATGGCATTATCAGTTTAGCGCCGGGAAGTATGGGACCTGCGATGGGTTTACACATGATTGAGTCTGGTGATTTATTACGTTTAAGTGAAGAGGTAATCCAACCTTTCTATCGCCATAAATCTCAAGCAGCGGTTAAGATGCTACAAACGGCGATTACCGATCCTCGTTTTCGCATTCATAAACCTGAAGGCGCGATTTTCTTGTGGCTATGGTTTGATGAACTGCCAATCACAACCATGGAACTGTACAAACGCTTGAAAGCACGCGGCGTGCTGATCGTCCCGGGCGAGTATTTCTTTATTGGTCAAGACGACAGCTGGGATCACGCTCACCAATGTTTGCGTATGAACTACGTACAAGATGAAGAAATGATGCAAAAAGGCATCGATATCATTGCAGAAGAAGTGCTAAAGGCCTATTCAAAGTAG
- a CDS encoding sensor domain-containing diguanylate cyclase, protein MQTLSFSVQRLTQLHEECDSLSIELGTACLIQIFSSQQPEIVDDYYASLQHFFPNSEVIGLSVIHSSIDASIFTDSTVISISILDSSQLTSASVFHSQDETRVGHHLLRRLSIGQTTKAIIAFGCYGSASNYKLFDAFSEHQNQIPVSGGVAADTGKGTWVFLNGRFYYDQIVAVAMHGEQLQAWSEAFVEWNPIGKRFRITSSEGNIVKTIDHLLTYDFYCKYLADNKLTALSQIQAFPLMLKEDTVRYINGVEAITEEGYLQFASPIPTGDEVRLCYYHPSLTQEQVNQGAIRLAKKQPESIFIYNCESRIESSSESTELQTFSDIGSCQGIYGMGEFFRSHKQLILHHSLTYLALRESVAETIDSGFAPSPREHNLTPLFSLIKNAIQDVDQMTSEMEKKIHDQSMRLIQTYRTDRRTGLLNRIVLKERLEHIAETDHLVSFKLTNLSQVNEKYGYQVGDKLLQDISKYLEDQLASAIGAAVELYSIGIAEWGVVFHSNKNSEVLRKYITDFIEGIEHVSFEPYGLNDVDYLSVTISGGLISRRDFPQIAVEELILKTVEARRVAMRRNRHLCNARDLLKEERLRQSQLDCKRAGNYT, encoded by the coding sequence ATGCAAACTCTCTCGTTTAGTGTTCAGAGACTTACACAACTCCATGAGGAGTGTGATTCACTATCTATAGAGCTTGGAACCGCGTGTTTAATTCAAATATTTTCTTCTCAACAACCAGAGATTGTTGATGATTATTATGCTTCTTTACAGCATTTTTTCCCTAACTCGGAAGTGATTGGCCTTAGCGTTATTCATTCCAGTATTGATGCGTCAATTTTTACTGATTCAACCGTAATTAGTATTTCTATTCTCGATTCTTCTCAACTTACTTCTGCTTCAGTGTTTCATTCTCAAGATGAAACTCGCGTTGGCCATCATCTATTAAGACGACTCTCTATTGGACAAACAACAAAAGCGATCATTGCCTTTGGTTGTTATGGTTCAGCGAGTAATTATAAACTTTTCGATGCCTTTTCAGAACACCAAAATCAAATACCAGTGTCTGGAGGCGTTGCCGCAGATACCGGAAAAGGAACATGGGTATTTTTAAATGGTCGATTTTATTACGATCAAATTGTTGCGGTAGCGATGCATGGAGAACAACTGCAAGCGTGGTCAGAAGCGTTTGTGGAATGGAACCCAATTGGTAAGCGTTTTCGAATTACTTCTTCAGAAGGTAATATTGTAAAAACGATAGATCACCTTCTTACGTATGATTTTTACTGTAAGTACCTTGCTGATAACAAATTGACGGCATTAAGCCAAATTCAAGCATTTCCTTTAATGTTGAAAGAAGACACCGTGCGCTACATCAATGGGGTGGAGGCGATTACAGAAGAAGGGTACCTTCAGTTTGCTTCACCGATCCCAACGGGGGATGAAGTTCGATTATGCTATTACCATCCTTCATTGACTCAAGAGCAAGTGAATCAAGGCGCAATAAGACTGGCAAAGAAACAACCTGAATCTATTTTTATTTATAATTGTGAATCTCGAATTGAAAGCAGTTCGGAATCGACAGAGCTGCAAACTTTCTCAGATATTGGTTCGTGCCAAGGTATTTATGGAATGGGCGAGTTTTTCCGTTCTCATAAGCAACTCATCTTGCACCATAGTTTAACCTACTTAGCTCTGAGAGAGTCAGTTGCAGAAACGATTGATTCTGGATTTGCTCCCTCACCAAGAGAGCATAATTTAACGCCTTTGTTTTCATTAATAAAAAATGCGATTCAAGATGTTGATCAAATGACCTCGGAGATGGAAAAGAAAATCCACGACCAATCGATGCGCCTTATCCAAACGTATCGTACTGACCGACGAACTGGTCTCCTTAATCGGATCGTTCTGAAAGAGCGCCTTGAACATATTGCAGAAACCGATCACTTAGTGTCTTTTAAGCTCACCAATTTAAGCCAAGTGAATGAAAAATATGGTTATCAAGTCGGGGATAAATTACTTCAAGACATCAGTAAATACTTAGAAGATCAACTTGCTAGCGCGATTGGGGCGGCAGTCGAGCTTTACAGTATCGGTATTGCTGAATGGGGAGTGGTTTTTCACAGCAATAAGAACAGTGAAGTTTTACGTAAATACATTACGGACTTTATTGAAGGCATTGAGCACGTAAGTTTTGAACCTTATGGCCTTAATGATGTGGATTATCTCAGTGTGACTATTTCTGGTGGTTTAATTAGCCGTCGTGATTTCCCTCAGATTGCAGTCGAAGAACTTATTTTAAAAACCGTAGAAGCCCGTCGAGTAGCGATGCGTCGAAATCGTCACTTATGTAACGCACGTGATTTATTGAAAGAAGAGCGATTACGCCAAAGCCAGTTGGATTGTAAGCGTGCGGGGAACTACACCTAA
- the tnpB gene encoding IS66 family insertion sequence element accessory protein TnpB (TnpB, as the term is used for proteins encoded by IS66 family insertion elements, is considered an accessory protein, since TnpC, encoded by a neighboring gene, is a DDE family transposase.), with protein sequence MNVFTDVSTIYLHRDFVDFRKAINGLVVIVEQEMQLSPFSDALFIFCNKPRDKLKILYWDKTGFALWYKRLDEDRFKWPRNINNDTLALSEQQLTLLLQGFDILGHQPVHYQTTL encoded by the coding sequence ATGAATGTATTTACTGATGTTTCCACCATTTATCTTCATCGTGATTTTGTCGATTTTCGCAAGGCCATTAATGGCCTTGTCGTGATTGTTGAGCAAGAAATGCAACTATCACCGTTTAGTGATGCTCTATTTATATTTTGCAATAAGCCTCGTGATAAACTCAAAATATTGTATTGGGATAAAACAGGATTCGCTTTATGGTACAAGCGATTAGATGAAGACCGCTTCAAATGGCCACGAAATATAAATAACGATACGTTAGCATTATCAGAGCAGCAACTGACACTGCTATTACAAGGTTTTGATATCTTAGGACATCAACCGGTACATTATCAAACAACCCTTTAA
- a CDS encoding COG3650 family protein, giving the protein MKLSLLTFTALLFLSGCSQQSAIDTSTDDFGNSQSASGAHTFILRGTVVIGHESQSIQPCGSDQQYWINLTSEQWKAGTDIQSTPYQSMYGELIGHFEAPPKGGFANDYPARFVVSHINKLVAGEGARCQQPAQPTTASGNEPFWNVQVNKGIFSVSEMGKKAQQQAITDQALSIEQRTYQSDDISLVMDSAICKDTMVDTVYGWASDVTINDKNYQGCASISPKDTTLNWVNTYKGTSTAGNSGLTIGLTLRPDHSAVTTYDYQNGESQLVETGVWQAINENQVHVLMSRHQRQYMIAERTFTRKGNTINAEKETVNGVVFPIQSGLTLFSPVQPLDK; this is encoded by the coding sequence ATGAAGCTTTCACTACTGACTTTCACCGCTCTTCTGTTTTTATCAGGGTGTAGCCAGCAATCAGCAATAGACACATCCACAGATGATTTTGGTAACAGTCAATCCGCATCAGGGGCTCATACTTTTATACTGCGTGGTACTGTAGTCATTGGCCACGAATCACAAAGTATTCAACCTTGTGGCAGTGACCAACAATATTGGATAAACCTCACTTCAGAGCAATGGAAAGCAGGAACCGACATTCAATCAACACCTTACCAATCAATGTATGGTGAATTAATCGGTCATTTTGAAGCACCACCAAAGGGCGGATTTGCGAATGATTACCCTGCACGTTTTGTCGTTTCTCATATCAACAAATTAGTTGCAGGTGAAGGCGCACGCTGCCAACAACCCGCTCAACCAACAACCGCATCGGGTAATGAACCTTTTTGGAATGTTCAAGTAAATAAAGGGATATTTAGCGTATCGGAAATGGGTAAAAAGGCCCAACAGCAAGCTATTACGGATCAAGCATTATCCATCGAGCAACGCACCTATCAATCCGATGACATTTCTCTTGTGATGGACAGTGCTATCTGCAAAGACACCATGGTTGATACTGTTTATGGTTGGGCATCAGACGTCACGATAAATGATAAAAACTATCAAGGTTGTGCTTCAATCTCACCAAAAGATACCACGCTAAACTGGGTAAACACATACAAAGGAACCAGTACGGCAGGTAACTCAGGTTTAACCATTGGTCTAACCTTGCGTCCTGATCATTCCGCCGTCACTACGTATGATTATCAAAATGGCGAATCTCAGTTAGTTGAAACTGGCGTGTGGCAAGCCATTAATGAAAACCAAGTTCACGTATTAATGAGCCGTCACCAACGACAATACATGATTGCAGAACGAACCTTTACCCGTAAAGGCAATACCATCAACGCAGAGAAAGAAACGGTGAATGGCGTAGTCTTTCCCATCCAATCAGGGCTAACCTTATTCTCACCAGTACAACCGTTGGATAAATAA
- a CDS encoding IS66-like element ISVsa2 family transposase, with product MTDKIKPLPDTIDELKALVLQLENKYNRLLEQFRLAQHQRFGKSSESDSTQFDLFNETEEEIIIENDDTQTITYTRQKPKRQRLPEDLPRTVIIHDIKDKTCKCCGLEMHAMGKDISEKLEFVPAKVEVIQHVRPKYACRNCEKNNTSVDIKQAPMPASPIPKGIATASLLAQIITAKFQYSLPLYRQETLFQQWGIIIGRRTMADWLIKCSVLFTPLNNELHRILLEQPTLHCDETTVNVLDVEKAKCYMWVYCSGYDSPGSGVLPGIVLYDYQSSRHGYHPVNFLKGYNGYLHTDGYQGYEQTEAILVGCWAHARRRFIEAQRVQVKGKTGSADWVLSKIQKLYRIESLLKEASPEAKYVARQTEARDLLKELRDWLDSAVSRVSPKTKLGEAISYTLNQWDKLVRYIDDGLLSIDNNRAERAVKPFVIGRKNWLFSGSTAGADSSAMLYSIVETAKANGLIPYDYIRYCLDRLCVGSPDIDSLLPWNVKDKV from the coding sequence ATGACTGATAAAATAAAACCACTTCCTGATACCATTGACGAGCTGAAAGCACTTGTGCTTCAGCTTGAAAATAAATATAACCGTCTTCTAGAGCAATTTCGACTGGCTCAACATCAGCGCTTTGGTAAAAGCAGTGAATCTGACTCGACTCAATTTGATTTATTCAATGAAACAGAAGAAGAAATCATCATTGAAAATGATGACACACAAACGATTACCTACACTCGTCAAAAGCCAAAACGCCAACGCTTACCTGAAGACTTACCGCGTACTGTTATTATCCACGACATAAAAGATAAAACTTGTAAGTGTTGCGGTCTAGAGATGCATGCGATGGGTAAAGACATCAGTGAAAAGTTGGAATTTGTACCAGCTAAAGTGGAAGTTATTCAACATGTTCGTCCTAAATATGCTTGCCGAAATTGTGAAAAAAACAATACTTCAGTAGACATTAAACAAGCCCCAATGCCAGCGTCACCAATCCCTAAAGGGATTGCGACCGCAAGTTTACTTGCTCAAATTATTACGGCTAAATTTCAATACAGTCTTCCACTTTATCGTCAAGAAACGTTATTTCAGCAATGGGGTATCATTATTGGACGGCGAACGATGGCGGATTGGTTAATAAAATGCTCGGTACTATTTACCCCTCTTAATAACGAGTTACATCGTATTTTGCTTGAACAACCCACTCTGCATTGTGATGAAACAACGGTAAATGTGTTGGATGTTGAAAAAGCAAAATGTTATATGTGGGTCTACTGCTCTGGCTATGATTCTCCAGGCTCTGGTGTTTTGCCTGGAATTGTACTTTATGATTATCAATCTAGCAGGCATGGCTACCATCCAGTTAACTTTTTAAAAGGTTATAACGGGTATTTACATACCGATGGTTACCAAGGTTATGAACAAACTGAAGCGATTTTAGTTGGCTGTTGGGCACACGCACGTCGACGATTTATTGAGGCTCAACGTGTTCAAGTAAAAGGGAAAACAGGGAGTGCAGATTGGGTATTGAGTAAAATCCAAAAGCTATACCGGATCGAATCGTTATTAAAAGAGGCTTCCCCTGAAGCCAAGTATGTTGCTAGGCAGACAGAAGCCCGCGATTTACTTAAAGAGCTCCGTGATTGGCTTGATAGCGCAGTTAGTCGAGTATCACCTAAAACAAAATTAGGTGAGGCGATTAGCTATACATTAAATCAATGGGATAAATTAGTTCGTTATATTGATGATGGATTGTTATCTATTGATAACAATCGAGCAGAGCGAGCGGTTAAACCGTTTGTTATCGGCCGGAAAAACTGGTTATTTTCGGGTTCAACGGCTGGTGCAGATTCAAGTGCAATGCTTTACAGCATTGTAGAAACAGCAAAGGCAAACGGATTAATCCCTTACGATTATATTAGGTATTGTCTAGATCGTTTATGTGTTGGATCGCCAGATATCGATTCACTTTTACCTTGGAATGTAAAAGACAAGGTGTAG
- the ibpA gene encoding small heat shock chaperone IbpA codes for MRNVDFTPLYRSAIGFDRLFNLMENNTAKTNGGYPPYNIEQKSEHNYRITMAVAGFAEEQIDLTQHENMLIVRGERPDADETKTYLYQGIAERNFERKFQLADYVKVMGATMENGLLHVDLEREIPEAMQPRKIAINGSNLLES; via the coding sequence ATGCGCAATGTAGATTTCACTCCACTGTACCGTTCAGCAATTGGTTTTGATCGTCTTTTCAATCTAATGGAAAATAACACGGCAAAAACAAATGGCGGTTACCCTCCGTACAATATCGAGCAAAAATCAGAACATAACTACCGTATCACCATGGCGGTGGCGGGTTTTGCTGAAGAACAAATCGATTTGACTCAACACGAAAATATGCTGATTGTGCGTGGTGAACGTCCTGACGCCGATGAAACAAAAACCTACTTATACCAAGGTATTGCAGAGCGTAACTTTGAGCGTAAATTCCAGTTAGCGGATTACGTGAAAGTGATGGGCGCAACCATGGAGAATGGTTTACTTCATGTTGATTTAGAGCGTGAAATTCCAGAAGCGATGCAACCACGTAAGATTGCCATTAACGGCAGTAATTTACTGGAAAGTTAA
- the tnpA gene encoding IS66 family insertion sequence element accessory protein TnpA, whose amino-acid sequence MQKDKKRTPEQWHALFESQQSSKLSAAEFCRNHNILPKTFSARKARWKQKINASTFLKVEALTSTIIATPQLPDIQLSIGKLRLTLPANTEPHWIGLLLKGYQS is encoded by the coding sequence ATGCAAAAAGATAAAAAGAGAACACCAGAGCAATGGCACGCTCTATTTGAATCTCAGCAATCTAGCAAGCTTAGTGCCGCTGAATTTTGTCGTAACCATAATATTCTGCCAAAGACATTTAGTGCACGTAAAGCACGATGGAAACAAAAGATTAACGCTTCTACTTTCTTGAAAGTAGAAGCGTTAACATCAACTATCATCGCCACTCCACAATTACCAGATATTCAACTTTCTATCGGAAAATTGCGATTAACATTGCCAGCTAATACTGAACCTCACTGGATAGGACTCTTATTAAAAGGGTATCAATCATGA
- the tnpB gene encoding IS66 family insertion sequence element accessory protein TnpB (TnpB, as the term is used for proteins encoded by IS66 family insertion elements, is considered an accessory protein, since TnpC, encoded by a neighboring gene, is a DDE family transposase.), which yields MNVFTDISTIYLHRDFVDFRKAINGLVVIVEQEMQLSPFSDALFIFCNKPRDKLKILYWDKTGFALWYKRLDEDRFKWPRNINNDTLALSEQQLTLLLQGFDILGHQPVHYQTTL from the coding sequence ATGAATGTATTTACTGATATTTCCACCATTTATCTTCATCGTGATTTTGTCGATTTTCGCAAGGCCATTAATGGCCTTGTCGTGATTGTTGAGCAAGAAATGCAACTATCACCGTTTAGTGATGCTCTATTTATATTTTGCAATAAGCCTCGTGATAAACTCAAAATATTGTATTGGGATAAAACAGGATTCGCTTTATGGTACAAGCGATTAGATGAAGACCGCTTCAAATGGCCACGAAATATAAATAACGATACGTTAGCATTATCAGAGCAGCAACTGACACTGCTATTACAAGGTTTTGATATCTTAGGACATCAACCGGTACATTATCAAACAACCCTTTAA